From a single Brassica napus cultivar Da-Ae chromosome C9, Da-Ae, whole genome shotgun sequence genomic region:
- the LOC106426142 gene encoding disease resistance-like protein DSC2 isoform X1, with protein sequence MMHHLLRKMGREIVRRQSVHEPGKRQFLIDAQEIYDVLADETGTGSVLGISFNMSETSELYLGEGAFSGMHNLQILRFYKQWSDKARLHLLEGLDCLPLPRKLKLLHWEACPMKHMPFRFRPECLIEINMKESKLRKLWEGVPMLRSLKKMDLSYSISLDELPDLSEAIFLNHLDLRNCESLVRLPSSIWKLGWLKFLHLHYCINLEPLPANNALSSLSYLSIGECSKIVDFPEISSSIERLDVSFTAIAAVPPSVENWDCLRKVEMIGCENITEFPRFSYTVTKLHLQSTGIKEIPPWISDLYELKVLSMAFCTELGEISPEICELGKLKSLNFKGCYNVREFPAEIFQSFCIWHELELTLVGIGENSLPTYTPEETEDFPLRLYLSENDFVSIPDSVVQKVQYLCLRDCRELESLPELPDSLSELYADNCVSLERLSQSSRSPHDPKLILSFINCSNLDEEACELVIKQWACGCLGMKVYPDTVSSNILECGVQLLEPCSCKYDRHSSPRGIDYSSQGR encoded by the exons ATGATGCACCATCTGCTACGAAAAATGGGCAGAGAAATAGTTCGTAGGCAATCTGTTCACGAGCCTGGGAAACGTCAATTCCTTATAGATGCTCAGGAGATTTATGACGTTCTTGCTGATGAGACT GGTACAGGAAGTGTGTTAGGCATATCGTTCAACATGTCTGAGACTAGCGAGTTGTACCTAGGAGAGGGAGCCTTCAGTGGGATGCATAATCTCCAAATTCTAAGATTCTATAAACAATGGTCCGATAAGGCCAGGCTGCATTTACTTGAAGGTTTGGATTGTTTGCCTCTACCTCGTAAACTTAAGTTGCTTCACTGGGAAGCATGTCCTATGAAGCATATGCCGTTTCGGTTTCGTCCAGAATGTCTCATTGAAATCAACATGAAAGAGAGCAAACTTAGGAAGCTATGGGAAGGAGTCCCA ATGCTTAGAAGTCTAAAGAAAATGGATTTGAGTTATTCCATTAGTCTGGATGAACTTCCTGACCTTTCAGAGGCAATATTTTTGAACCATTTGGATTTGCGGAATTGTGAAAGCTTGGTTAGGCTTCCTTCCTCTATTTGGAAACTCGGTTGGTTAAAGTTCTTACACCTTCACTACTGCATAAACTTAGAGCCTCTTCCAGCAAACAACGCATTGTCCTCTCTAAGCTACCTCAGCATTGGCGAATGCTCGAAAATTGTGGATTTTCCGGAGATTTCTAGTTCTATTGAACGTCTCGATGTGTCCTTTACTGCAATAGCAGCAGTGCCTCCATCAGTTGAGAACTGGGATTGTCTTCGTAAGGTGGAAATGATTGGTTGTGAAAATATAACAGAGTTCCCACGTTTTTCGTATACTGTCACTAAGTTACATCTGCAATCCACAGGAATAAAAGAAATTCCTCCGTGGATCTCGGATCTCTATGAGCTCAAAGTATTGTCGATGGCCTTTTGCACAGAGCTGGGAGAGATCTCTCCAGAGATTTGCGAGTTAGGAAAACTCAAATCACTTAATTTCAAAGGTTGCTACAACGTAAGGGAGTTCCCTGCAGAAATCTTTCAGAGCTTCTGTATATGGCATGAGTTGGAGTTGACATTGGTGGGCATTGGCGAGAACAGTTTGCCTACATATACACCTGAGGAGACCGAAGATTTCCCCTTAAGGCTGTATCTGTCTGAGAATGACTTTGTCAGTATTCCAGATTCCGTCGTGCAGAAGGTACAATACCTTTGTCTTAGAGACTGCAGAGAACTTGAGTCGCTGCCAGAGCTTCCCGACTCGCTGTCAGAACTGTACGCAGATAATTGTGTGTCTCTTGAAAGATTATCTCAGTCTTCTCGCTCacctcatgatccaaagctCATCCTCAGTTTCATCAACTGCTCGAATCTGGATGAAGAAGCGTGTGAACTAGTCATCAAGCAATGGGCTTGCGG ATGCTTGGGGATGAAAGTATATCCGGACACCGTATCCTCCAATATATTGGAATGTGGTGTACAACTCTTGGAGCCTTGTTCTTGCAAATACGACAGGCACAGCTCACCCCGAGGTATCGACTATTCCTCTCAAGGACGATGA
- the LOC106426134 gene encoding titin-like, whose amino-acid sequence MRVHTRRLFVIIIRTSYRWICTHPYLLGCVGVAYLLYRACPLLFSPLLAASPVLVCTFVLLGAILSFGETNIIPEIETEPETTVHEAALFTTEASRDPTVVERGDESFKVERFVGTEKDVADRLVENQLSEVEDGDGQPFDYRPLVDQILDEAKRDTHVRFEEREEEKFIGNDGKRDEQWRNVGGSLDEMMDDSKEDQVDLTPWRPMRHEEGEDDDDDDDSLDSSSDGAESSSPDPSMTDIIPMLDELHPLLHSENPGRGIEGSDATSEEPDMSSSDSDEGTESDVNSESHGEEDDNKKKEEEEEKKEEENDDESKSPIKWTEADQKNVMDLGSLELERNQRLESLIARRRARNNMRNLIDFDCADVPFNMPPISTARQNPFDLSYDDMGLPPIPGSAPSIMFARRRNPFDLPYEPNEEKPDLKGDGFEEEFSSPQRKEPVFRRHESFSVGPSMLGGPRHDRLRPFFVLERLAHERASYYPFERQLSEVSESKVSSVPDTESVCTILESDEKKVDEDDADRETDVAKTDMASDHDEEKGHLSEDSDFDEQADSKNRHLDVAEIILGSAETHVTHHEQSNMMDGETPDKTNHDEEDSSDGETSLSEIEEEIAHISENEAVLISEQKVDLHEKSGTSSGGSDIHVARGMEDDYHHDKEPAFITPLPSLEESAIHDLCGLVGDHHETPVYDSSPPSASRFPSFSSVSSDHKPDLPGKSDEEVQENADNEREVYSESIGPGETETSTREVGENSMHDTGEASVLVAEVGIDGQKNSTVSVSEFEEALLDPSSLPFDKNENADHQEDYPLSVSRQEDLKDLHEEVKEDVDTRELDVSESLVDLVSPTEEEVVSTWMVEHHFPGDTSSPLGYGDTTEHVKTLEESPDVVHDIAETSVNRSVAEGIVQEEENKQKDEASPQTFTADIPIDSYATLSSGAVEYVETHSFNDEDAPKAEQDPVQSSVSDAKEETHSNQTMVIEVDSVNTSAQNVGSEETTPSESDREPTCSDKSVVEQSSLEPGEDQEPARAAPLSVVFSRNVTFHEYHEAPEDTTELSCLTSDTSSSPAESPEYETPMVGEGSKTEFFQETVNEGPDHVVEQLDQLTDLHEISQSPPEVIAEEADEIKEIDEGLLSELDTIGDFGVKEVVTDSEPGPSSVGSDTAKELTEALPVLEVRSVEDIESAFQQIHEGAEVEDVILPSTVQDQLAQENSENSTEAKSELTVVEATSKDDLDTAMNEAVVESMGKQPMSPETDGGSGETKCGVEMEPSGSLIEERSLDETNVNLNNTPEKEEDEESRPKERTTSDVSSTETRSLEETSKSIEEMSTEVISERVVIPTEATESSNVTLSDEVVTEEAKAETSSNLDGTVQSPESKETREDSEESISEVKTEKNDKGRSDSSGSSSSSSSSDSD is encoded by the exons atgagGGTTCATACGCGGAGATTATTTGTCATTATTATCAGAACTTCCTATAGATGGATCTGCACTCATCCCTATCTCCTTGGCTGTGTTGGGGTTGCGTATCTTCTGTATAGAGCTTGTcctcttttgttttctccctTGCTGGCTGCATCTCCTGTTCTGGTTTGCACATTCGTTTTGCTTGGAGCTATTCTTAGTTTCGGTGAGACAAATATTATACCTGAGATCGAAACAGAACCGGAGACCACTGTTCACGAGGCTGCTCTTTTCACAACTGAGGCTTCGAGGGATCCCACTGTTGTTGAGAGAGGCGACGAGAGTTTTAAGGTGGAGAGGTTCGTGGGCACAGAGAAAGATGTTGCTGATAGATTAGTGGAAAACCAGCTGAGTGAGGTTGAGGACGGTGATGGTCAACCATTTGATTATAGGCCTTTGGTTGATCAGATTCTTGATGAGGCCAAACGAGATACTCATGTAAGGTTTGAggagagagaagaggagaagttTATTGGAAATGATGGGAAGCGTGATGAACAATGGAGGAATGTTGGTGGTTCTTTAGATGAGATGATGGACGATTCAAAGGAAGATCAGGTGGATTTAACTCCTTGGAGACCAATGAGGCATGAGGAGggcgaggatgatgatgatgatgatgactcaCTGGATTCTAGTTCTGATGGTGCGGAAAGTTCTTCACCTGACCCCTCTATGACAGACATCATCCCCATGCTTGATGAGCTTCACCCGCTTTTACACTCAGAGAATCCAGGTCGTGGTATTGAAGGATCAGATGCAACTTCAGAGGAGCCAGATATGAGTAGTAGTGATAGCGATGAAGGAACGGAGTCTGATGTTAACAGCGAGAGTCATGGAGAAGAGGACGAcaacaagaagaaagaagaggaagaggaaaagaaggaagaagagaatGACGATGAAAGTAAATCACCTATCAAATGGACAGAGGCTGACCAAAAAAACGTCATGGATCTAGGAAGTCTCGAGCTCGAAAGAAACCAACGGTTGGAGAGTCTTATCGCCAGGAGAAGGGCTCGCAACAATATGAGAAATCTGATTGATTTTGACTGTGCTGATGTTCCTTTTAATATGCCGCCAATCTCAACCGCAAGGCAGAATCCATTTGATCTTTCATATGATGATATGGGATTACCACCTATCCCTGGCTCTGCCCCGTCCATTATGTTCGCGAGGAGAAGAAACCCGTTTGATCTTCCGTACGAGCCAAATGAAGAAAAGCCAGACCTCAAGGGTGATGGTTTTGAGGAAGAGTTCTCTTCTCCACAACGTAAGGAGCCAGTGTTCAGAAGACATGAGAGTTTTAGTGTAGGTCCATCGATGCTCGGAGGTCCCAGACATGATAGGCTACGACCTTTCTTCGTGCTGGAAAGATTAGCACACGAGAGAGCGAGCTATTATCCATTTGAAAGGCAGCTCAGTGAAGTTAGTGAATCAAAAGTCAGTTCTGTGCCTGATACTGAATCTGTCTGCACAATCCTAGAGAGTGACGAAAAGAAGGTGGATGAAGATGATGCTGATCGAGAAACCGATGTAGCTAAAACTGATATGGCTTCTGACCATGATGAAGAAAAGGGTCATTtgtcagaagattctgattttGATGAACAAGCTGATAGCAAAAATCGTCATCTTGATGTGGCTGAGATAATATTAGGAAGTGCAGAAACACACGTTACACACCATGAGCAATCAAACATGATGGACGGAGAAACTCCTGATAAGACAAATCATGATGAAGAGGATTCCAGTGATGGTGAAACATCTTTATCAGAGATAGAAGAAGAGATAGCGCATATTAGTGAGAATGAAGCAGTGTTGATTTCAGAGCAGAAAGTTGATCTTCATGAGAAATCAGGTACTTCTTCTGGAGGATCAGATATTCACGTTGCAAGAGGGATGGAGGATGATTATCACCATGATAAGGAGCCTGCTTTCATTACTCCACTCCCCTCCCTGGAGGAGTCAGCAATTCATGATCTTTGTGGTTTGGTGGGCGACCACCACGAAACACCTGTCTATGATTCGAGTCCTCCCTCAGCCAGTAGATtcccatcattttcttccgtaTCATCTGATCACAAACCAGATCTACCTGGAAAGAGTGACGAAGAAGTACAAGAAAATGCAGATAATGAACGTGAAGTTTATTCTGAAAGCATAGGTCCTGGTGAGACTGAAACAAGCACAAGGGAAGTAGGAGAGAATAGCATGCATGATACAGGAGAGGCGAGCGTTCTCGTTGCGGAGGTTGGAATTGATGGTCAAAAGAACTCAACTGTTTCAGTGTCTGAATTTGAGGAAGCCTTACTTGATCCGTCGTCTCTACCTTTTGATAAAAACGAGAATGCTGATCACCAGGAGGATTATCCTTTGTCTGTTTCTAGACAAGAAGACCTGAAAGATCTGCATGAAGAAGTGAAAGAGGATGTAGATACCAGAGAGCTAGATGTTAGTGAATCTTTGGTGGACTTGGTTTCTCCTACCGAAGAGGAAGTAGTATCTACATGGATGGTTGAACATCATTTCCCAGGTGATACAAGTTCACCTTTGGGATATGGTGACACGACGGAGCATGTGAAAACACTGGAAGAATCACCTGATGTGGTACATGATATAGCTGAAACTTCAGTAAACAGATCAGTAGCTGAAGGCATAGTGCAGGAGGAAGAGaataaacaaaaagatgaaGCCAGTCCTCAAACATTCACTGCAGACATCCCAATAGACAGCTACGCCACTCTGTCTTCTGGAGCAGTTGAGTATGTTGAGACGCATTCATTTAATGACGAAGATGCTCCGAAGGCGGAACAAGATCCAGTTCAGTCATCAGTTTCTGATGCCAAGGAAGAAACACACTCTAACCAAACTATGGTTATTGAAGTAGACTCTGTGAATACTAGTGCTCAAAATGTGGGATCCGAAGAAACGACTCCATCTGAATCAGATAGAGAACCAACCTGTTCAGATAAATCTGTGGTAGAACAATCATCCCTTGAACCTGGTGAAGATCAA GAACCAGCTCGTGCAGCTCCTCTGAGTGTGGTCTTTTCCCGTAACGTCACTTTCCACGAGTATCACGAAGCTCCTGAGGATACAACAGAGTTATCTTGTTTGACATCTGATACATCCTCATCTCCAGCAGAGTCTCCTGAGTACGAAACACCTATGGTTGGTGAAGGCTCAAAGACGGAGTTCTTCCAAGAGACTGTTAATGAGGGGCCTGACCATGTGGTCGAGCAATTAGATCAGCTTACAGATTTACATGAAATATCTCAAAGTCCTCCTGAAGTTATCGCTGAAGAGGCAGACGAGATAAAAGAGATTGATGAAGGGTTGTTGTCTGAACTTGACACGATTGGAGACTTCGGTGTTAAGGAAGTTGTGACAGATTCTGAACCTGGGCCATCTTCAGTAGGGTCAGACACTGCCAAAGAACTGACGGAAGCTCTGCCCGTTCTGGAAGTGAGATCTGTTGAAGACATAGAATCTGCTTTCCAGCAGATCCATGAAGGAGCTGAGGTTGAGGATGTTATTCTTCCAAGCACCGTTCAAGACCAGTTGGCTCAAGAAAATTCTGAAAACTCAACAGAGGCAAAATCAGAGTTAACAGTTGTGGAAGCTACGTCGAAAGATGATCTAGATACTGCTATGAATGAGGCTGTAGTAGAGAGCATGGGCAAGCAACCAATGTCACCAGAAACAGATGGTGGGTCTGGAGAAACCAAGTGCGGAGTTGAAATGGAACCATCAGGGTCTTTAATTGAAGAAAGATCTCTTGATGAGACAAATGTTAATCTTAACAACACAcctgagaaagaagaagatgaggaaagTAGACCGAAAGAGAGAACCACATCCGATGTATCGTCTACCGAAACTCGATCACTGGAGGAAACTTCAAAATCAATAGAGGAGATGTCAACGGAAGTAATCTCGGAAAGAGTGGTGATTCCCACAGAAGCCACTGAGTCTAGTAATGTAACACTAAGCGATGAAGTAGTGACTGAGGAAGCAAAAGCTGAAACCTCAAGTAACCTTGATGGGACTGTACAGAGTCCTGAGTCCAAAGAAACTCGGGAAGATTCGGAGGAAAGCATCTCAGAAGTAAAGACAGAGAAGAACGATAAGGGTAGGTCCGATTCTTCAGGCTCGAGCTCAAGCTCTAGTTCAAGTGACTCAGATTGA
- the LOC106426142 gene encoding disease resistance-like protein DSC2 isoform X2, whose amino-acid sequence MMHHLLRKMGREIVRRQSVHEPGKRQFLIDAQEIYDVLADETGTGSVLGISFNMSETSELYLGEGAFSGMHNLQILRFYKQWSDKARLHLLEGLDCLPLPRKLKLLHWEACPMKHMPFRFRPECLIEINMKESKLRKLWEGVPMLRSLKKMDLSYSISLDELPDLSEAIFLNHLDLRNCESLVRLPSSIWKLGWLKFLHLHYCINLEPLPANNALSSLSYLSIGECSKIVDFPEISSSIERLDVSFTAIAAVPPSVENWDCLRKVEMIGCENITEFPRFSYTVTKLHLQSTGIKEIPPWISDLYELKVLSMAFCTELGEISPEICELGKLKSLNFKGCYNVREFPAEIFQSFCIWHELELTLVGIGENSLPTYTPEETEDFPLRLYLSENDFVSIPDSVVQKVQYLCLRDCRELESLPELPDSLSELYADNCVSLERLSQSSRSPHDPKLILSFINCSNLDEEACELVIKQWACGYAVLPGSEVPYCFSHRANGSSLIIHLNPGNLYGSLRFKACVVHSPGDELDDVPFRSFQISCYVRGRHSTTVYKWPEIDVDKSNDPLLEDHLFIFNSYFTLDGDNIPESEMLFDFRCLGMKVYPDTVSSNILECGVQLLEPCSCKYDRHSSPRGIDYSSQGR is encoded by the exons ATGATGCACCATCTGCTACGAAAAATGGGCAGAGAAATAGTTCGTAGGCAATCTGTTCACGAGCCTGGGAAACGTCAATTCCTTATAGATGCTCAGGAGATTTATGACGTTCTTGCTGATGAGACT GGTACAGGAAGTGTGTTAGGCATATCGTTCAACATGTCTGAGACTAGCGAGTTGTACCTAGGAGAGGGAGCCTTCAGTGGGATGCATAATCTCCAAATTCTAAGATTCTATAAACAATGGTCCGATAAGGCCAGGCTGCATTTACTTGAAGGTTTGGATTGTTTGCCTCTACCTCGTAAACTTAAGTTGCTTCACTGGGAAGCATGTCCTATGAAGCATATGCCGTTTCGGTTTCGTCCAGAATGTCTCATTGAAATCAACATGAAAGAGAGCAAACTTAGGAAGCTATGGGAAGGAGTCCCA ATGCTTAGAAGTCTAAAGAAAATGGATTTGAGTTATTCCATTAGTCTGGATGAACTTCCTGACCTTTCAGAGGCAATATTTTTGAACCATTTGGATTTGCGGAATTGTGAAAGCTTGGTTAGGCTTCCTTCCTCTATTTGGAAACTCGGTTGGTTAAAGTTCTTACACCTTCACTACTGCATAAACTTAGAGCCTCTTCCAGCAAACAACGCATTGTCCTCTCTAAGCTACCTCAGCATTGGCGAATGCTCGAAAATTGTGGATTTTCCGGAGATTTCTAGTTCTATTGAACGTCTCGATGTGTCCTTTACTGCAATAGCAGCAGTGCCTCCATCAGTTGAGAACTGGGATTGTCTTCGTAAGGTGGAAATGATTGGTTGTGAAAATATAACAGAGTTCCCACGTTTTTCGTATACTGTCACTAAGTTACATCTGCAATCCACAGGAATAAAAGAAATTCCTCCGTGGATCTCGGATCTCTATGAGCTCAAAGTATTGTCGATGGCCTTTTGCACAGAGCTGGGAGAGATCTCTCCAGAGATTTGCGAGTTAGGAAAACTCAAATCACTTAATTTCAAAGGTTGCTACAACGTAAGGGAGTTCCCTGCAGAAATCTTTCAGAGCTTCTGTATATGGCATGAGTTGGAGTTGACATTGGTGGGCATTGGCGAGAACAGTTTGCCTACATATACACCTGAGGAGACCGAAGATTTCCCCTTAAGGCTGTATCTGTCTGAGAATGACTTTGTCAGTATTCCAGATTCCGTCGTGCAGAAGGTACAATACCTTTGTCTTAGAGACTGCAGAGAACTTGAGTCGCTGCCAGAGCTTCCCGACTCGCTGTCAGAACTGTACGCAGATAATTGTGTGTCTCTTGAAAGATTATCTCAGTCTTCTCGCTCacctcatgatccaaagctCATCCTCAGTTTCATCAACTGCTCGAATCTGGATGAAGAAGCGTGTGAACTAGTCATCAAGCAATGGGCTTGCGGGTATGCAGTTCTACCTGGTAGTGAAGTGCCTTACTGCTTTTCTCACCGAGCTAATGGAAGTTCTCTAATCATCCATTTAAACCCGGGGAATTTATATGGATCCTTGAGATTCAAGGCCTGTGTTGTTCATTCCCCGGGAGATGAGCTCGATGATGTGCCTTTTCGTAGTTTTCAAATATCTTGTTACGTAAGAGGCAGGCATTCCACCACTGTCTATAAATGGCCAGAGATAGATGTGGATAAATCAAATGATCCGCTTCTGGAGGATCATCTGTTTATATTTAACTCTTACTTCACCCTAGATGGAGACAACATCCCTGAAAGCGAGATGCTTTTTGATTTCAGATGCTTGGGGATGAAAGTATATCCGGACACCGTATCCTCCAATATATTGGAATGTGGTGTACAACTCTTGGAGCCTTGTTCTTGCAAATACGACAGGCACAGCTCACCCCGAGGTATCGACTATTCCTCTCAAGGACGATGA
- the LOC106426141 gene encoding 5-methyltetrahydropteroyltriglutamate--homocysteine methyltransferase 1, giving the protein MASHIVGYPRMGPKRELKFALESFWDGKSTAEDLQKVSADIRSGIWKQMSEAGTKYIPSNTFAHYDQVLDTTAMLGAVPPRYGYTSGEIGLDVYFSMARGNASVPAMEMTKWFDTNYHYIVPELGPDVKFSYASHKAVNEYKEAKALGVDTVPVLVGPVSYLLLSKAAKGVEKSFDLLSLLPKILPVYKEVITELKAAGATWIQLDEPVLVMDLEGHKLQALTGAYAELESTLSGLNVLVETYFADIPAEAYKTLTSLKGVTAFGFDLVRGTKTLDLVKAGFPEGKYLFAGVVDGRNIWANDFAASLSTLEALEGVVGKDKLVVSTSCSLLHTAVDLVNETKLDDEIKSWLAFAAQKIVEVNALAKALAGQKDEALFSANAAALASRRSSPRVTNEGVQKAAAALKGSDHRRATNVSARLDAQQKKLNLPILPTTTIGSFPQTVELRRVRREYKAKKVSEEDYVKAMKEEIKKVVDLQEELDIDVLVHGEPERNDMVEYFGEQLSGFAFTANGWVQSYGSRCVKPPVIYGDVSRPKAMTVFWSAMAQSMTSRPMKGMLTGPVTILNWSFVRNDQPRHETCYQIALAIKDEVEDLEKGGINVIQIDEAALREGLPLRKSEHAFYLDWAVHSFRITNCGVQDTTQIHTHMCYSHFNDIIHSIIDMDADVITIENSRSDEKLLSVFREGVKYGAGIGPGVYDIHSPRIPSSEEIADRVNKMLAVLEQNILWVNPDCGLKTRKYTEVKPALKNMVDAAKLIRSQLASAK; this is encoded by the exons atggCTTCACACATTGTTGGATACCCACGTATGGGCCCTAAGAGAGAGCTCAAGTTCGCGCTGGAATCATTCTGGGATGGCAAGAGCACTGCTGAGGATCTTCAGAAGGTGTCTGCTGATATCAGGTCGGGTATCTGGAAGCAGATGTCTGAGGCTGGGACCAAGTACATCCCCAGCAACACCTTTGCTCACTACGACCAGGTTCTCGACACCACCGCCATGCTCGGTGCTGTTCCACCCAGATACGGATACACCAGTGGTGAGATTGGTTTGGATGTTTACTTCTCCATGGCCAGAGGAAACGCCTCTGTTCCCGCCATGGAGATGACCAAGTGGTTTGACACCAACTA CCATTACATCGTTCCTGAGTTGGGCCCTGACGTTAAGTTCTCTTACGCATCTCACAAGGCTGTGAATGAGTACAAGGAAGCCAAGGCA CTTGGTGTTGACACCGTCCCTGTACTTGTTGGCCCTGTCTCTTACTTGTTGCTTTCTAAGGCTGCCAAGGGTGTGGAGAAGTCATTTGACCTTCTCTCTCTTCTACCCAAAATTCTCCCCGTCTACAA GGAAGTGATCACAGAGCTTAAGGCAGCTGGTGCCACCTGGATTCAGCTTGACGAGCCTGTCCTTGTCATGGATCTTGAGGGCCACAAACTCCAGGCCCTCACTGGGGCTTATGCTGAACTTGAATCAACTCTGTCTGGTTTGAATGTTCTTGTTGAGACCTACTTCGCTGATATCCCTGCTGAAGCATACAAGACCCTAACTTCGTTGAAGGGTGTGACTGCCTTTGGATTTGACTTGGTTCGTGGCACAAAGACCCTTGATTTAGTCAAGGCTGGTTTCCCCGAGGGAAAGTACCTCTTCGCTGGTGTTGTTGATGGAAGGAACATCTGGGCCAATGACTTTGCTGCGTCTCTCAGCACCTTGGAGGCACTTGAGGGTGTTGTTGGAAAAG ACAAGCTTGTGGTCTCAACCTCCTGCTCTCTTCTCCACACCGCTGTCGATCTTGTAAACGAGACCAAGCTTGACGACGAAATCAAGTCATGGTTGGCGTTTGCTGCCCAGAAGATCGTTGAAGTGAACGCATTGGCCAAGGCTTTGGCTGGTCAGAAGGATGAG GCCCTTTTCTCCGCCAACGCTGCTGCTTTGGCTTCAAGGAGGTCTTCCCCAAGAGTCACCAACGAGGGTGTTCAGAAGGCT GCTGCTGCTTTGAAGGGCTCAGACCACCGTCGTGCAACTAATGTTAGCGCTAGGTTAGATGCTCAGCAGAAGAAGCTTAACCTCCCAATCCTACCAACCACCACCATTGGGTCCTTCCCCCAGACTGTAGAGCTCAGGAGAGTTCGCAGAGAATACAAGGCTAAGAA GGTTTCCGAGGAGGACTATGTTAAGGCCATGAAGGAAGAAATCAAGAAAGTTGTTGACCTCCAAGAGGAACTTGACATTGATGTTCTCGTCCACGGAGAGCCAGAG agaaacGACATGGTTGAGTACTTTGGAGAGCAGTTGTCTGGTTTTGCCTTCACTGCAAACGGATGGGTCCAATCTTATGGATCTCGATGTGTGAAACCACCAGTTATCTACGGTGATGTGAGCCGTCCCAAGGCAATGACCGTCTTCTGGTCCGCAATGGCTCAGAGCATGACCTCTCGCCCAATGAAGGGAATGCTTACCGGCCCTGTCACCATTCTTAACTGGTCCTTTGTCAGAAACGACCAGCCCag GCACGAGACCTGTTACCAGATCGCTCTGGCCATCAAGGACGAAGTCGAGGATCTTGAGAAAGGTGGAATCAATGTCATTCAGATCGATGAGGCTGCACTCAGAGAAGGATTACCACTCAGGAAATCCGAGCATGCTTTCTACTTGGACTGGGCTGTTCACTCCTTCAGAATCACCAACTGTGGAGTCCAAGACACCACCCAG ATCCACACTCACATGTGCTACTCTCACTTCAATGACATCATACACTCCATCATCGACATGGATGCTGATGTCATCACCATCGAGAACTCCCGATCTGATGAGAAGCTTCTCTCTGTGTTCCGTGAAGGAGTGAAGTACGGTGCTGGAATTGGTCCAGGTGTCTACGACATCCACTCCCCAAGAATACCATCCTCTGAGGAAATCGCGGACAGAGTGAACAAGATGCTTGCTGTCCTAGAGCAGAACATCCTTTGGGTGAACCCTGACTGTGGTCTCAAGACCCGTAAGTACACAGAGGTCAAGCCTGCGTTGAAGAACATGGTTGATGCGGCTAAGCTCATCCGCTCCCAGCTCGCCAGTGCCAAGTGA
- the LOC125575511 gene encoding auxin-responsive protein SAUR21-like, with protein sequence MALVRSLLGAKKILGCSVSAASTSKRAASAAPKGFLAVYVGESQKKRYVVPISYFNQPSFQALLSKSEEEFGFDHPMGGLTIPCPEDIFINVTSRLQ encoded by the coding sequence ATGGCTTTGGTGAGAAGTCTATTGGGTGCAAAGAAGATTCTTGGCTGCTCAGTCTCAGCAGCTTCCACGAGCAAAAGAGCAGCCTCGGCAGCACCGAAAGGGTTTCTTGCGGTGTACGTTGGAGAGAGccagaagaagagatatgtggTGCCAATCTCATACTTCAACCAGCCTTCTTTTCAAGCGCTTCTCAGTAAATCCGAGGAAGAGTTTGGGTTTGATCATCCGATGGGTGGCTTAACGATCCCTTGTCCTGAAGATATCTTCATCAACGTAACATCTAGGCTCCAATGA